The Mauremys reevesii isolate NIE-2019 linkage group 7, ASM1616193v1, whole genome shotgun sequence genome includes the window CCTGGACAGCTTCTGGATGCTTCTCACAATAGTCTACTAGAAATGTGTAATATTCCAATGAGGTCTGCATATTCTCCAACTGTTTCTTGCCATCAGAAGTAATAAGCTTGCCATATAATCGTGCAATGTGAAATTTGGCCACCATTGCAGGGCGAAGAACATCATCCTCGAGTTTTTCAGGAAATATCTTATCTGGGTTCCTCAAAGAATCTAAAAAGAGTTCATAGTACTTGACTGCTAACTGAGCCagagaattaattttttttatagtaTGTGAGTCAAGTTCCTCTAGCCTGTTACCAATAGCTACCTTTAAATCCATCATCTCATAATAGGTGTCCGCTAATTCAAACTGAAGCTGCCTACTGATCAGCAGGTAATACTGTGGATTCAAATCCACGTACATGGGCTCCAGCATATCTATTCTACGCTTGTGCATCTTGCAGCGTCTCTCATAATCTTCTTCAAAGAAAGCAAGCACCTTAAACAAGGCACTGTGGTCTTGAACAATTTCAATATGGTCAGTAACATAGCCATCAAACTGAAAGAACTCTTTTGCTTCGTGAACATAATTCTGACCCACTAGGAAGACTTCTCTGGCTTCTTGAAAATCTAAAGGACATATACAGCTCACTTTCTCTTCTGTGGCTAATATAGAGTCACACAGATCACTAATTCCAAAGAGAACAGCTTTCTTTCTGCCCTTCtctttttcatcttcctcttttTTCCTTTGGGCTTTAAGCTCTGATTGCCTGTCTGGATCCAACTCTCCGATGTTATCCTAAAAATGACAGAGCATGTTAGTTTAAAATGCATGTGGCTACAGAGAATAATATGCATTGAAGCTGCTTTTAATTACAGTCCTCAATGCAAACAGAAGTTTGCAGCAGCAAGACAAGAGAATGGGCATGCTAGCATATTAAAACTTATGCTCACTAAACAAAAATTATGATCTTACCTCCGTAGTGCATGAGATTTATTTACCATAGATATTTTAGAAGTATATCTCCACCCCACGGGGTTTTTGTATCCAGACAGACATTGGAGCTGGAGCCCTTTAAGGCCTCAATTCAAAGTACTTTCAGCACCTTCTTAATAGGCACTGTATAGTCCCATTGGAAGCCAATGGAACTATTTGAATGCTTAAGTGCTGAATAAGGATCACATTGCCCACATGCTTACATTTCATCCTTGTCTGCAatactatggcctggtctacactggggagggggaaggggaattgAGCTAAGATACGCAatttcagctacaagaatagtgtagctgaagtcgacgtctcttagattgaattaaaaatactttgcgtCCTCGTGGCGCTGGATCGACGGCCACGGCTCCCCgttgactttgcttctgcctctcacgctgctggagttcagcagtcaatgtgataaatcgatccccgatcattctcccatctacactacacgcaataaaatcgatccccgatagatcgatcgctacctgccgatccggcaggtagtgcagacatacaaaaagttttgtcagcaaaagttatgccgctttaattaaagcactttaaataaaaccactgttgcatgtccacactagctTATGTCGGCAGAGCGCATCCACACTAACAGCTCTTGCATCgacagagagcagtgcacagtgggtagctatcccacagtgcaattGGCTGCacggtgctttgggaagggtctGCAATGActcatggggcaggtacagcatcACACAATACatgtttctcaatcccattgttccaggggcatcctaaTAGACTGTCAGATActttttcaactgaagtgtggggggagggagaggagagtggtGTGTCTGGGGCGGGAGAGTCAGCAGGCTGACCGACCTATCCTGAGacaggtggggaggaagggagaaacaCTTCTTCCACGTCAGCCCCCGGCTCTGCTCGGCACAGTAGTCTCTCCCGAAGCAGCCCACTCTGCCTGCCTTGtggttctgtgattccctctgagttctcccacagcctccgtagctgctgggagcagcatcCTGAGCAGCTCTGTGAGCTCTACATGCTGAAGGAATGTCAAAGCAGCACAGCTGTCCCTTTCCCCCATCCTTGCTCCCCAGCAGCAGTCTGCCTGACAGGGTGTTCCTAGTGCAGGGCAGACAGAAGCATTCCACgttaatgatttgctctttgttccccaaagggagcagcacatgcctgcaggcagcagagatcaaaacactgAGCAGTCAGGGCAGGCATTGTGATATACTGGTGGAAGCCAGCTATGTGGACAAAACGAACAGCAGTGTTTACACTGTCTCTAACTCTGCCGCAAAAAGCTTTAGTCCTCTTGTTGAAGTGGTTTTGTTTTGTCGGCGAAACACCAGAGTTtcgccaccaaaaatagctttttgGTGTGTATGACCTCCCATTTTGTcggcaaaaggcagcttttgccaaacaaaacaaaaacaaaacaaaaacaaaaaacacccacctttgtagtgcagacaaggcctcaaACAAATACTTGAGTGCTCTGCTGAATTAAAGCCTAAGAATGAGACTTGGTGGGCGAAGATCAGGGAGACTTGTAAAGTTGCTATGTTCCATTAATCAACCGGCAGGGCTAAGCAAAGAGCTTGTTTCTGATCCTGTCTCCATACTTATTAGTAACACAACAGCTTTATTCAAGAGTTAGCAGTTTTTAGAACACGTACAGCCTAGAGTTCAAATATTTGTCTTGATTACTGGTTGTGCAACTGTGTATCCTTAATGATTGGTAGTGAAGTTATTCATAAACAAAGTTTTTGTTGATTCTGTTCACAATTGTTTAAAAGTAATTGTTGATTACCTCAAGTGATTTCCGAGCACTCTGCAAAAGAGTCAAGCAGTACTTAATCCAACATCTTGCAATTTCAGCTTTTCTCTGTCGAAGATCCTGTTGGTCTTGTTCTGTTTCATCTGATAAATACACATAACAAATAAAAGCAGTGAAGTATTCCAGATCAAATGTTACATTAAAAGAAAGAATGATCATTTACGTTGATCGGGATATTTTTCTGTCTTTCCCTTTAGTTTTAAGAGTGCAAAGGTTGTAATCCCTAACCCTAGCAGGGTCAGAAGATGGATTGCTATGAATCTATCAAGTATTGCCTTTAAAAATAGTTTAGATATGCAACAGGAAGACCACCTGGGTCTTGGAGTTTTTCCAGAGCATAACAAACAGATTTGTTTTCTGTTCTAAAGTGAGAGCCCATCTGCCCTTCAAAAACAACTATAACAGCAAAGCTGCTCTCTAGCATGATTAACACACTGTTTGCTCTTGCAACAGCCCTAAGAATTATAGTGAAATAGAGTGTGTCAAATTGAGGAAGCAGAGTCCGTGGCCAATCCAAAGTATAGGAACAGGAAGACTTGCTAGCGCACAAACTTACGCTCTCCTCCTCTCCAAGTTCCTCACCACAATCACaatttgcaacactgttgacgtCTGAACACAGGCACCAAAGATTGAATGGACGTTAAAACTGAACTCTCCAATCACCTCTAGGGGAAGGAGACAAATTAGTGGGCCAGTGTGGGGAAGCTTCAACTGCTGACACTGCCATTCTTGTTCTCTGGATACAAAGGATGCTTCAGTCTCCACTGCCGTTAAGTTGGTACCTTTCACAGGCACTACATTCACActttggttgggggggggggggcgggaaagagTTGGAGAAGGAGAATTCTCAATAGCCTCAAAGTGACCTCCATTTGTTCGTTAGTTTAAGAATCCCTGCACTCTACACAGTGGATGGTTTTGGCTTTGTTTTACTAACAACAGAATTTAGATATGTTCCATTCACATGCTTGCTGGAATCTGTTCTTTAAGCAGATGTTCTTATTAGCAAGTACTAAGGTGAAGTAACTCTAGACTCTTACTGACCAATCCAACCTTTTCTCCTTTAAAAGAGATTTGATGAATTGCAGCCATTTCATATGCAGAAGTGTGACATATCACCGATTAATAAAGCTCCTAGCTTGaaaatctgagtgagtggaacTTATTCCCATGTTTTAGATCCCAGAATTTTCCATATGATGATTTTCATAGTACAGTGGCtcaggatatttaaaaaaaaaaaaaaaaacacttaaagaggaagggaggagaaagaaTAAACAGGAGGAATTTCCAGCATGCTGTAATAAATAtaactttgcacttctatagcatcTTCCATCCAATGATCTCAAGTCATCAGCCTCCTCATCTATGTGACAGAAGTGTCATTATTCCTATTtaacagatgagaaactgaggcactgggcgGTTAAGCAATTTGCCCAGTCACGCAGGAAGATTTTGGCGGAGTTGGAAAGAGGACCCTTGTCTCTAAACTCTCAGTCCTGCACTGGAAGTAGAGACCATCACTGCCCATATACTTCTCTGTTATTACGTAATCGTGTTTATTATAGTGACTAAGGGACAGCCAAGAAAAGGGCCCCCACTGTGCTcgatactgtacaaacacagagtagacaacggcccctgccctgaagagcataCAATCTAAATAAACCAGACAGACATAGGGTGGACTCCTTGTTGGGTTTTTTAGGGTGGAGGAAAGGGTCtgacacaagcagagtgaacagcaGCAAACATGTTATAATAGTGGAACTATTTCTTTGAGGGGGAAGGTTTAGTTTGGAGGAGATAAGCAAGACGTTAAGACGTCAAGTGTGGAATGAAGCTCAGGTGAAGAGACTGAGGGTGGGAGtcaatcagcacagagcagaggAAGTCCAGTCACAACTGTAGAGTTCTCAATGTCCAAAGATCCCTTCTTTGGTTCCTAACAGATGGAGTCTCCTCTCTGCAACCCACAGGACAGTAGGAGAGATGCAGGCCCCAGAGTGTgaacgtgtggcctcccctgcacAATTCTAGGTACTGCAAGGTTCTGGGAAGGAAAGGTGGCTCTGGCTGGGTCCCATTTTACCCCTCCCCATCACGGTGCAGCAGTTCCAGCTTTGGCTGCTTCTACTACTGGCTAGAGTCTCTGGGTGGCTTCCCTGGTGAAAGCATACCACATTTCTGACCCCAATGTCATCCTAGTCATCCAGACAGTAACACAATCAAGTGACCATGGCAATCTAGATGTGTGAATTCACAGATGTCAAATATTTCATATTTATTCTAAGATGTCTTGACAGACTTCTACGATTAGCACAACCCAGTTATTTCATCAAGTCTTGGGTTTCCTTATCTAAAATGGCTCTTGCACAGCCTGCCTCCTAAAAATGTAGTTAAATTGGCTAGATGAGATATAATAGGTTTTTGTCCATTTTCAAGTTTCCAAAAAATGTCATAAGTGATGACATTTATACATTGTGCAACTCAGCTGACTGAACTCTGGTTAAAGAAAGCTTGGCTATGTTCCCTTCAGCTGTATTTTACCCCTGAATAACAATGCCAATTGGATTTAGGGGACTACATTCCAATTAGCATGAATCCTTTAAAACTAGCTAACATTCATGCAGCAACAGCAGGTTAGGAGAATCCAAAAATGCAGCCCTTTTGAATGCTAGCACAATCTGCCATGAGTCTAAAGCTCCATTTATCTGAAGCTTTCAGTTGTCCAAGACTTTCAAACACCCAGGGCTGTGCTGCAGATGTGCAAACGAAAACTTACCGTTTTACAAGAAGTAATGGAGAGGTAGGATGTTTCAAGTAACACAGCTATAGTCATGTGACCCTGACCCTCAGAAGTATGGCTGTCTCTTTAGGAGGGTACATTCTTTTCCACTTGATTTTCTTGGATTTAAGAGTTGTTTATTTCATTACACCAATACAAAACTTCGTAAGTACCATCTAATGAGAATGTATCATGTCAAGTGACAAATTGTGGGGTGTTTTACATGGAACTGCTTTTCTGCTGAAGTCTTCATTTTAAGCTTATTCTTAGGAAATGTCTTCTCACATCAGATTCGTTTTAAGAGTTTTCATTTAGGGATTGCTCTAAACAGATTATACACTATTGTAAATGTGAGAGccataatttaaataaataaataaataaataaaaatttaaggGTGAGAAATTTCCCCCCATACTCCTGAAAATATCTGGGTGGAGATGTTCACATTTTAGACCTGCCCCagtgttttttcccccatcctCCTGGCAACTTCTAACATCCATCAATTTTACAAAACAACCCACTAAAGTATCACCTGACTCTGGTGAAATTCTTGAATAAGCAGCAATAAGTATCTGAGCTTTTCTCAAGGCGTTTATATGTACCAAATCTTAAGAACTGTTGTGCGTGCAACTTAAAATCTTGGTTTAATAGTAGTATTGGTATAAGGAAAGAATTAATTCTCTTAAAAGGAACGAACTACTATTAGAGCTCTCAACTGATGAGCATAAGAGCATTTAACATCCATACTAACAATGCTTATTCAAAGCTACTTGATTGAAGCTAACTACCATTAAAACAAAAACCTTACTGTCCTCTGAAGAAGGAACCTGTCCAGCTTGGCTAAAGATGACATTGGCAGCTGCTAAACAGTGTCGAGACTCCATAAAGCATTGctgtgggggagagaaagagcaGTGTTCCATCATAGGTACAAAACAGCCAATGAGCTGCTACTTTAGACTTAAACTAAGTCCTTCAATTTGTATAGTTAGGACATGTGAAGATGGCGAAATTGCAGAATTGAGAGGTCCAGGGGCATTTTCCTTTGGACACTAGAAAACCATAGGTGTAATACTGTACAATTTAAAAGGAAAGATGATTTTACACATCTACTATGGAATATAGCACCTTCCCACCAAGTATCCCATCTCAACCAACAACCCCCACAGAGGTAGTCACTGCCTTTTATAGCAGGACTGAAGCACGAACATTATAAATTCTTTCCATGCTGCTCTGACCTATGCTACTGTCACTTCCTGAGGTCTGTGGTAAACACTGTGTTGTAAAGCATAACACAGCCCTGAGCTGAACATAAACTGAGTATACATTATGAGTTAGATTCTGAttcccttactcacattgagtagtactTTACTTGATGGTTAATTCCTTCAATTTATCTCCTCAAAAGGTACAGGAGTGACAAGTTACTACTGAAACTCTATCCTTAACTGAGTGGTATTGCAGAAGTCTCCAAAGCACCAAACTGTTTTACAGAACACATGAGAATTTGAGTTGTCTGGAGTATGAAAGGTCTCAAAAACAGAAGTACTTCACAAAGCAGTGAGTTGTTTAGTGACAGTGCAGAGACTTTAGAGGCAAACAGCATCCATTACATGATTAGTTCTAGTGCTCTCACAACCTTCAACAAATTTTGTGCACATGCTAAAATATCCAAGAACAATTAATTAAGACTCAAACCTGCATTTTTTTGCTTTGGTTAGATAAAAAACTAAGTACTAGTAGTaggtaatttaaaaataattatatttccCCTTATgtttcacctttaaaaaaaacctcaagcACCACATCACAAACCACcgtcattattattaattatttgcacTACTGTGCCACCTTGTACTTTAGTTCTTAAGTTTACCCCCTGCTCACTTTCAGCAACATGCTACCATGGGAAGTGGAACCACTGCACTCCCTTAAGACAGATGTTTGACATCTGAGGACTATGTGTGTTTAAAGGAGGGCATTTTAAAATCCAACAGGCGCCATATCACGATGAGCTTCTGAAACAGCAACTCAAACTTTGTAGTTACTTTTTATGATTGCAGATTAATAAGTCAGAACCATAGCAGAGAACATTTAAATGGTTACCTTAGTGAGATAATATTGTGACAAGGTAGCAGCATTCAGAGCCCATTCTACTGGATAGTAGCCGCTGTACTCAAGCTGTCGTTTAAGGGTGGTATGGCAATACTGGGCAGCCTTTTCAATCATTTCCAGGTGTTGGTAGACTTGGGCCAGATAATATAATGTATGGGTATAGGCCTTTTCAAATCTGGGAAGACAATTTGGGTCTTACTTtagatttatttgtttttaaaaacagccaTCACACACTCATTTCAAATGTATGCTCTAGTCAGCACCCACCTTTTTGATCTCTCTTGATCTGTAAGTTTTTCTTCTTCAGCCATGAAGTGTTCTTTGGGATCAAGGGGAGGGTTCCCATTCTGAAAAAGAATAAGCAGTATATCCAACACACAACCTATACCTTATTTGGTGATattgtgctccctctgctggttgCAGTGTGAAACACACACTGCAAGACCATAAAGACCGGTGAGCATTTATTTGCAGTTTTTCAATCCCAAATTCAACATGAGACTGTTGATTTTCCACAGAACTTCTGAATGTTACATTTAATGTGATTTCCTGAAGTCCATGAGATGTTTTTAGAAAAAAGGCAAACAGTATGCCTCACTTTTTCTACTGTGTTATAAAACTGCTTCTCTCATATACAActactatatatatttttttagaatatTACATTGCGACAAACTAATTTACTCTGGATTCCTACTGATTTCATGAAGTTATTAAATATATGTCTACAAATATCAAAGAATTCATTTATCAAGATACACCACCAGCACACATATACAAGTATCCTTCACAATATTTCCTGCAGTATAGGCATAGAAAATGCCTAGCAGACCCTAGAGGTCTGATCCTGCTAGCATTTACGCATGTGAGTAGCTTTAATCAGGAGCAGTCACACAGAAGTCAATGAACTACTCTGTGAGAGCAATGTCACTCATGTGCGAAAGCATAACATTGTTCATGGGGAGTGAACCTGTAATCCCTCCAGGGACAATCTCTTCATCTAAGGCCAGCCCGCACACTGTTTTTGAaatggtaattttttttatttattttttttaaatcaaaatagttatactggtacaagtCATGGTATGGAAGCACTTATATTGGTATAAGGGTGCCTTATTCCAATATATCTTGTTCCCCTTCCCATATGGGAAAAAGCTACACTGGTCTAAAGCACCTTTATGTCGATATTGTGTCCAAACTAGAGGAGGTTTATCACCTTATATTATACCAGTATACTTAAAGCAGTACAGCACTTGTGTTTAGAGAAGCCTTAGAATTATGAGTCTCTACTGCTTAAGCTATAGCACATCAGCCTGTTAACATGGAGGCAATAGACTCAAAAAAATCTCTGTATGTGGTCTAGCCACTAGAAGGGAATAAAAGCACACACTGTGTTAGTTGGGTTACACACTCCCTGGGGCCCAGGAAAGCTTGAGGTCCACAGCATATCAAATCCCCATATAGCATGCCATTTCTAACAAGGTGCAGTTCACAGCATTTGCTATTTCAGGTCCCTACTGTCATCTATACAAGAACAAGGAAGAGGCAAAGAGTGAAAGGATACCACACAAATCTAGCTGCATGACCACAGATAAAATGAaattcattttaaagaaaaactcCATTGATGTATCAATTTCAGTTTATTAGGTTCAGAGAACAACAAAACATTCATTCCAAAGAGACACCATGCTTCCTGAAGAGACTGAACCAAAGAGGAAATCATCTCTCTTCCACTGGTTTTCAAAGGGGGAAGTCATAGCTTTGAGTACTGATTTAGATGGATTTA containing:
- the LOC120409543 gene encoding KIF-binding protein, with amino-acid sequence MAAPAGWAALCEKFRSSLSLSNVESKKDPENELYRSKYGARELLEEIRQLLGSEEAAEAEGAPAGEAAALRAVRLAVVEYELGVNHTETEELSAGEEHLLKCTRLLERHRLSRDCVSLYIQAQNNLGILWSERGEIKTAQTYLESAEALYNQYMKENGNPPLDPKEHFMAEEEKLTDQERSKRFEKAYTHTLYYLAQVYQHLEMIEKAAQYCHTTLKRQLEYSGYYPVEWALNAATLSQYYLTKQCFMESRHCLAAANVIFSQAGQVPSSEDNETEQDQQDLRQRKAEIARCWIKYCLTLLQSARKSLEDNIGELDPDRQSELKAQRKKEEDEKEKGRKKAVLFGISDLCDSILATEEKVSCICPLDFQEAREVFLVGQNYVHEAKEFFQFDGYVTDHIEIVQDHSALFKVLAFFEEDYERRCKMHKRRIDMLEPMYVDLNPQYYLLISRQLQFELADTYYEMMDLKVAIGNRLEELDSHTIKKINSLAQLAVKYYELFLDSLRNPDKIFPEKLEDDVLRPAMVAKFHIARLYGKLITSDGKKQLENMQTSLEYYTFLVDYCEKHPEAVQAIETELELSKEMVGLLPTRMERLKTKLSPFS